The DNA window AGATGCAGAGGCCCGGATTCATCCTTGAGTTGCCCGGCAAGGGCGTTGGCGCGCTGCTCAAGAGATCCTGCCCACGGCAGGCCCGGTACAATGACCCTGAGGCCCATGCTCTCATAGAGTTGGCGGACGTTTTTGAAATATTCAAGCCATAACAGTTTTCTGGAGCCAAACAGGCCGTGAATCAGAACGACCGTCGGCCGCTGGCTCATCGTTTCTTGTTAAAGGTTTTCAGCAGCGAGAGCTGCGGTGAACGCGGCCCTTCAATGGCTACCGGATAGACACCGGAGAAACAGGCATCACAGTGTTTTTCACGTGGTTTGCCAACTGCGCGGTACATGCCATCAAAGCTGACAAAAGCCAGTGAATCGGCACCGATGGCTTTACGCATCTCTTCCAGATCCATTTTATTGGCCATCAACTCATTAGCATCGGGTGTATCCACACCGTAGTAACAGGAGTGTTTGGTTGGCGGGCTGGAGATACGCATATGGATCTCAGCTGCACCTGCTGCACGTACCATCTCAACGATTTTACGACTGGTGGTGCCGCGCACGATGGAGTCATCCACCAGCACTACGCGCTTGCCCCTGATCAGTTCACGGATGGGATTAAGTTTCAGTTTGACACCGAAGTTACGGATTGACTGTTTGGGTTCGATAAAGGTGCGCCCCACATAGTGGTTGCGGATCAGCCCCATCTGGAACGGAATGCCGGAAGCTTCAGCAAAACCCATCGCCGGCGGCACGCCGGAATCGGGTACCGGTATCACCAGATCAGCATCGGCCGGTGACTCTTTAGCCAGCTCCACACCAATCTGGTAGCGCGCCTTGTAGACGTTGATACCCTCAAGCGTGGAGTCAGGACGTGCGAAATATACATATTCGAAGACACAGAAGTGTGGTTTGCAGTCGTTGCCCAGTGGCTTGAAGCTGGTCAGGCCACCCTCTTCGATGACAACCATCTCACCCGGCTCAACATCGCGCTCATATGTGGCACCGATCAGATCAAAGGCACAGGTCTCTGAAGCCAGTACCCATGAGTCGTCCAGTTTACCGAGCACCAGCGGGCGAATACCATCGCGGTCGCGTACACCAACCAGTCGTTTCTCCACCAGTACAAGCAGTGAGAAACCACCGGCTAACTGCCTGACCGCTTCGGAGAGGCGCCCGGGCATGGTGGGTGCCTTGCTGCGGGCAACCAGATGAATCAGTACTTCAGTATCGGATGTGGATTGAAAGATTGAACCCTGCTGCTCAAGCTGTTTACGCAGCTCGGGCGCATTAACAATATTACCGTTATGGCACATGGAGATGCCGCCATGGGCATATTCAAAGGAGAAGGGCTGACAGTTGCGCAGGCCGGAGTCACCGGATGTGGAGTAACGTACATGGCCAATGCCGTGCCTGCCGGTGAGCTCTTTGATTTCAGATTTATGGAAGATATCAGCAACAAGTCCCATGCCGCGGTGGCTGTGGAAGCTGTGGCCATCGGTGCAGACGATGCCGGCAGACTCTTGACCACGGTGCTGCTGCGCATAGAGACCCAGATAGGTCAGATTAGCTGCTTCCGGGTGATCGAATACGCCAAATACACCGCATTCGTCGTGAAAATGATCGTTCATATCGCGTTCAACGCTCATTGCTGCCTCATTTCGTACTGTTTTCAAGAATAGCTTTCAGTGCCTGCTTGTCTTTGATCGAAATCAGATCTTTCGAGCTGGCTTTAGTCTGTTGTGGCGAAGGCTGTTTGGCTGAACCCTGGCGGGAGAAGGGGTAGCCCTCAGGGATCACGCCGCCAAGCATATCACCGAGTTCAATAGCATAGGGGGTGAGCATACTGTTTTTCAGCCATGGCGAACTGGGTTTGGAGATAGTCGTATAAACAAGAAAAGCGAGTGCAATCAGCAGCATGCCACGGGCGGCACCAAAAAAGATGCCCAAAGTGCGGTCTGTAGCCGTCAGGTCTGCGATATCAACAAGCTTGCGAATCACCGCACCAATCAGACCGACAACCAGCATGACAATCACAAATACAATGGCAAAGCCTGCACCATCGGCGATGGTGGCATTGTCGATCCACTGCCCTAGATAGTCACCAGCCTGGCCTGAGAGTCGGCTGGCAGCCAGAAAAGCGAGAACAAGACCGATCAGAGAGATCACTTCACGCACAAAACCGCGCCAAAGCGACAGGACCATCGAGAGTCCGACGATTGCAATCAGAATATAATCAACAAAATTCAATGTTGGCCTCTGTTAATCCGCACCTGAAATCCTTTCAGGCCAATAACTTCTGTACGGCATCGGACAGGTGTCTGACAGCTGTCAATTGCAGTGGTGAAGCACTTTCGTCGCGCATGTTAGCAATGATATTTGCCTTCTGCACCCTCTGGTAATTTTCTCTCGGCAGCACCAGATGGGTGAAGCCCAGATTCACTGCCTCTTTGACACGTGATTCAGGCTGACCCACTGGTCGCACCTCACCGGTTAGGCCCACCTCACCGAACAGCGCCACATCCGCAGCAACGGCTTTCTCCTGAAAGGCTGAGACCATGGCCAGCATCACAGCCAGATCAGCAGCAGGCTCGGCAATGCGAGCACCACCTGCGATGTTAATATACACATCGTACTGGGAGAGCGGCAGGCCGATACGGCGCTCCAGTACAGCCGTGAGCATGGCAACACGGCCTGTATCAAGGCCGACGGCTGAACGTTTCGGGGTAGAGTAGACGGTAGGGGCAACCAGTGCCTGCACCTCCACCAATAGCGGGCGTGTCCCCTCCATACATGCAAGTACCACAGAACCCGGAGTATCGGCACTGCGCTCAGCCAGAAACAGGCGAGAGGCATCACGGATGCCGATCAGGCCCCGGTCTGTCATCTCGAAAACACCGATCTCACCGGCCGGGCCGAAGCGGTTTTTAACCGCTCTTAAGATGCGGTGGGCATGACCGTGGTCACCCTCAAAATAGATCACTGCATCGACCATATGTTCAAGTACGCGCGGTCCGGCCAGTGCACCATCTTTGGTGACATGGCCAACCAGAATCAGGGCATGGCCAATGCGCTTGGCATTCTGAATCAGCGCCGCTGCACAATCGCGCACCTGAGATACCGTGCCCGGCGCACTGGTCAGACGGTTGCTGACCGTGGTCTGAATCGAGTCCACCACCACCGTTTCTGGTTTGATCTGATCAATTGTAGCCAGCATCGACTCCAGCTCACATGCCGAAACAAGCAGCAGGTTTTCGTGGATTGCGTCGATGCGTTCGCCGCGCAGATGAACCTGTTGAATCGACTCCTCGCCGGTAATATAGAGCACAGGTTTCTTGCTGTTAGCCGCCAGTTTGGCCGCGGCCTGCAGCAGCAGGGTTGATTTGCCGATGCCGGGGTTGCCGCCGATCAGAACTGCAGAGCCGGGCACGATGCCACCACCAAGTACCCGATCCAGCTCCTGAATTTGAGAAGAGCGGCGTGGTGATGATTGACTGTTGATCTCGGTAATAGGGGAGGTGGCCAGCGCTTTGCCTTTACTGCCTATGCGCTGGCTGGTGGCTTCCAGCACCTGCTCGCTGATGCTGTTCCAGTCACCACAGTCAGGGCACTGGCCAATCCATTTGCGATGTTCAGCGCCACAGGCCTGACAGACAAAAATCGACTTAGCCATGGCGTTGACCTTTAATTCCTGTTGCCGGGCAGGTTTTCAAGCCAGCAGTCGCTGACATCCAGCTGCGGACATATCTGCATCATCGCATCTACCGCCTCGCTTTTGCTGGCAAACATGCCGATACGAACCCTGTAGACCTGCCTGCTAGCCAGTGGAACATCGGAGACAAAAGGCTGCTGTTCACCATCGATGAGGATGCTGGAGGCCATCTCATCGGCATGACTGCGGGTATCAAAGGCGGCGACATTGATCGCCCACTGCGTTGGGTTGTTCTCCTGCGCAGGTTTGGATGCTGTTGTGTTAACTTTCAGCGCTCTTACCGCTGCTTTACGCGGACTGCTGCCAACACTGCCTTCAGAGAGGATTCTCCAGCTCTCACTCTGTTTGTTGCGAGTCAGGTAGAGCTGTTTGCTGTCATTGGCTGAGAAGTTGTTCGAGCGATACTTCTGATTGAAGGTGACGATAACAGTCCTGGCTTGGGAACTATCTGCAATCTCTTTGACGATCTTGATGTTGGAAACATCCACCTCGATGAAGGTTTTATTGCGGTTGACGCGGCGTTTGTATTGCGCCCATGAAGCGTAATCATGCTTGGCATTGGAGAATGCCGGATGATAGTGGCTCAGGTAGGCATCGGCATCGCGCGACTGCCAGTCGCTGCGCCATGTCTCGATCATCTGATTGATGCTCTCGGATAGTATGGAGGCCTCTGAAGCTGGCTGGATAGTGTTGTCGCTGACCCAGACTGTCGCGACAGCGGGCTGTTGGTTAACAGGTTGAGGTGTGACAACTGCAGCAACGGCAACAGGTGATCGGTCCATGGCTGTCACAAGTTTCTCAAGACGAAGCTCGGCCTCATCCAGACCGGCACTCAATTTCGCCTTCTTTAACCTGCCGATGTCAGCATTGACTGCACGGGCGTAACTGCCCGCCCGGGTGGCAGCCTGCACCGATTGGCGACGGTAGGCCTCTGCCCTGATCATGGCTGCAACCGGGTCACCCTGAACACTGCTGCTGCTGAGAATGGCAATGGCCTCTTTGGCGTTGCCGTGATCAAGGGCAAGCAGCCCCAGCAGTATCTCCCGATCACCTTTGGCCAGAGCGGTAACAGCATGATGCTCACCCTGTTTAAGAATCTGATAGGCCCTCTCGCGCTGCTGATTGGTGACTGCCGAATCCACGGGTGTTGCCGCAGCCAGAAACAGTGTCAGTGCCAGAACCTTATAAGTGTTAAACATCCATTGCTTGGCTATCAATTATCGATCCTGCTGTTCATGTGAATTTCAGAGCCCTTCTCTTCAACGCTTGAGTCAGGCGTAACCTCTGCGGCAGGGCGTTCTCTCTGCTGCTCTTTTCCGCTTGCAGGGGCTGCCATCAACTGCCGTGAAGTCTCATCAAACGTGGCATAGGCTTTGGTGGTTTTCTCTTTTGGAACATTCAGGCGTAACCACCTGATCAGATCCATCCACATGCGCGAGATCTCATCCTCGGATGGCATGATGCCGGCATAGGGGAGCTCGACGGTAATGACAGGGATTTGATGTTGAACTCCGGCGCTATTGCCGAGAGAGCCGGGATAGGTGCCGATCAGATGCAGATGCAACTGGCCCAGCTGATTGGGGCCGACCGGCGGGCCATCGAAATCAAGTACGCCGTAGGGTGCATGCACTGAGACAATGGCGTGTGGTTTGAATGTGCGAATCTCCTCATAGAGCCAGCGTGATTCCGGTTCACTTAAAGGGGCGGGGCCGGGATAACGGCGTTTATCAAAACCGGTCTTTTGCCAGTATGCGCTTGTGCTCTTATGCCAGTCAGGGGTAGGCATATTACGGTTAAGATCAACGCCGTTTGCATTCAGCCGTTGCGAGGGGCGCTGCAGAAGCCCATCAGGGTTAACCAGAGGTGATACATGCCAGTGAAAGAGGCCGGAGTGGTGAATATCAAGCGTTTTCATCCACTTGAAAATGATACTTACTGATGAGTACTCATCACCGTGGGTGCCACCAATCAGCAGGATTCTGGCTTTGGGTTCTCTTGAGGCCAGCGGCGGATACTCCTTGAGCATGATCGCCTGACCGGTGACCGACTGGGCACCGCTCTCTTGAAGGTTATGGTTAAGACAATCTCTAATTGAAACACTACCCAGTTTGTTGCCGATGCGTTTGCACTCTTTTTCAATAGCTGAAGGCTTCTCTACGCTATTGGCATCTGCTGCCACTAGTGCTTCAGGAAACAGAAGGAGGGCGGCAAAAAACAGGGCGGTGATGGATGGCAGAAGGTGCAGCATGGGGGCAACGATAGCCGTTGGCTCACAACCTGCCAAACGGCGATTTATTGCGCCTGTTTTCACACTCATGATGGCTGGAAATGGCGGTCGGCGAGCAGGAGGAGTCCGGTCAGTGTGAGAAAAGGTTCATGGTGGTTAATCTCTGGCAGATCGTTATTGAGCAGAGAGATTAGTCCACCGGTTGCTATAATCGGAGCAGACTCATAACCGGGTTGCTCACGCAGTCTTCGGATAATGCCGCGATAACTCTCCACGGCTGCCCAGTAACTGCCTGCCTGCATGCTGCTGGCGGTGTCGCGGGCGATCAGGGTTTCACTGCGAATAATCGAGACCTCGGGCAGTTTGGCCGCCCGTTTACAGAGTGCTTTGAGTGAGATTTCAATGCCCGGCAGGATCAGACCACCGGCATAGTGGCCTTCAGGGGAGACGATATCGAAGGTGGTGGCCGTGCCACAGTCGAGCACAATCACCGGCGCTCCAAAGCGCTCTCTGGCGGCAACAGCATTGACGATACGGTCTGCGCCGACTTCGCGCGGGTTCTTATAGTCCACAGCCATACCGGTTTTAATCTCTGAGGAACCGACAAAAGCGGCTTTGATGCCGCAGGTGCGTTCACAAGCTGCAGCCAGTGGCGCATCAAGGTGGGGCACAACACTGGCGATGAGAATACCATCGATATCTGTAGCGGGTTGATCGGACTGTTCAAACATGCCATGCAGCTGCCAGGCCAGTTCATCGGGGGTAAGCTGGCGTTCACTGGAGAGGCGCCAGTGGCTTAGCAGTTGATCACCTTCATAAAGGCCGAATACCATCTGCGTATTGCCGATATCGGCAACGAGAAGGCGTTTACTAGCAGCTGTGTTTCTGTTCATCGTAACTCCAGATCGCCGGCAATGATGCGCTGAGTTCCACTGCTTGTCTCCAGCAGCAGTGCACCATCATCATCAAGGGCTGCGGCAATGCCATCAATATAAGCCTGCCCATTGTGCACGCGTACATGTTGGCCGGAGGCGGCATGAGCGCGCCACCAGGCGGCATGAATCGGCGCAAAGCCCTGCTGCAGATAGATCTCATACCAGTAGTCCAGCGCATTCAGCAGTGATGCGGCCAGATCAAGGCGGGAAATTTTACCAGCAGCGATGCTCTGCAGATCGGTCACCTTCTGGGTGATATCGGCAGGCCAGCCATCGATGGGGGCCGCGAGATTGATGCCGAAACCAAGCACAACGGCATGTACACGCCCCGGCTCTGCCCGCATTTCGGTAAGGATACCGGCCAGTTTTGCACTGTTGTGCAGAATATCATTGGGCCACTTGATACGGATAGCAGGGGAGAAGTGCGCCAGCGCATCGTGCAGGGCAACGGCTGTGAGCAGTGATAGCTGGGGTACCTGTTCCGGTGGCAGGTCGGGGCGCAGCAGCACACTGCAGGCCAGTGAATCGGCCACAGTGTGCCAGCGACGGCCTAAGCGCCCTTTGCCGGCGTTCTGCCGGTGGGCAAAAATCACCAGCCCTTCATCAGCACCCTGATCCGCTTCTGCCATCGCATCGCGGTTGGTTGAGTCGGTCTCATCAAGAATAACGATCCTGTTGCCGATGCGCTTACCCGTGCAACGTTTGCGTAGCAGGCCGCTACTGAATACCTCAGATTCCAGCGTATAGCCCTGACCCGAGTGGGCAACGATATTAGCGCCGCTTTTTCTTAACAGCTGGATATGTTTCCAGATGCCGGTGCGCGACACTCCCAGCTGCTGAGCCAGCAGATCACCGGAGACCGGTGCACTGCTTGCATCGAGGCAGTTTAGAATGTTGTCGCGAATCTCACTCACAGCTATTTGCTGGTGATGCGCATGGAGAGATCCAGCGCAGGGGCGGAGTGGGTGATGGCACCGATGGCGATGCGATCAATGCCGGTCTCGGCATAAGCGCGGGCATTGCTCAGGGTAATATTTCCAGAGGCTTCAAGCAGGATCGAATCGGGAACGATGTTGCGGGCCTCAGCCACGGTTTGCGGCGACATGTTATCGAGCAGGATAATATCAGGGCAGACAGCCACAGCTTCGACCACCTCAGCCATGGTTTCGCACTCCACCTCAACCCAGACATCGTGATGGACAGTGCTGCATGCGTGTACGGCATCGGTGATGGAGCCACAGGCGTGGATATGATTCTCTTTGATCAGCATGCCGCTCTCCAGATCCATGCGATGGTTGATGCCGCCGCCATGTAACACGGCCAGCTTCTCCAACCTGCGCAGGCCCGGCGTGGTTTTGCGTGTATCAGCAATATTGCATCCTGTGCCATCAACTGCTTCAACAAAATGGTGAGTGGCGGTGGCGATGCCGGATAGATGTTGAAGGAAATTCAGGGCAGTGCGCTCGGCAGCAAGCAGGGCGCGCAGCGGGCCGGTCAGCTCACAAATGGCATCACCAGCCTTTACTTTATCACCATCAGCAAGCAGCCAGTTTCGCGAAATCTTCGCATCTACGGCGGCAAATACCGCATCGGCAAGTGATAAGCCTGAGAGTAAACCTGATGCCTTGGCGGTGATGCGCGCACTGCCTGTTGCATCACCACTAATCGTGGCCTGAGCGGTCAGATCATTGAAGGCGGCATCTTCAGTTAGAGCGATCTGAATGAGTTGGCTGTCTGTTGTCTGCATTGGGCAACTCTATGAGCCGCTGATTAAATGTCATTAGCAGGTTGCAGGGGGATGCCACAGCGGCTGATTCGTGTAATATTGTCGCCATGAGCAGCCATGTGCAGAGCGGTGTAAACGCGCCCGCGACGGAATCTGAGAAGGCAACCATTCTGGTTGTCGATGATACCCCTGAAAATATTGATGTGCTGCGTGGCGTACTGAAGTCGATCTATACCGTCAGGGTGGCGATCAATGGTGAGCAGGCGCTGCAGCGCTGCTTTTCTGATAAAGCGCCCGACCTGATCCTGCTGGATATTATGATGCCCGGCATGGATGGTTATGAGGTGTGTCGTCGTCTCAAAGCCGATCCCCGCACCGAGGGTATTCCGGTGATCTTTGTGACCGCCATGAACGAGACCCATGATGAGGTGCTCGGATTTGAGGTGGGCGCAGTTGATTATATAAGTAAACCGATTACCCCTGCGATTGTGCATGCCCGCGTTGAAACCCATCTTAAATTGCGCTCTGCCTACCGCTTTATTCGCGACACATTCGGCCGTTACCTCTCTGAGGAGATTGTCGACAGTCTGATCGATTCGCCGCACGGTTTGAAGCTGGGCGGTGAGAAGCGGGATGTGACGGTGTTGATGGCTGATCTCAGAGGGTTCACCTCCATTGGTGAGCGCCTGCCTGCTGAAACCGTAGTGGATATGATCAATATCTATCTTGGTGAGATGACCGAGGTGATTCAGAAGTATATGGGTACCATCGATGAGATTATCGGTGATGCTGTGCTGGCTATTTTCGGCGCCCCTATTCAGCGCGAAGATGAT is part of the Mariprofundus sp. NF genome and encodes:
- the purF gene encoding amidophosphoribosyltransferase, encoding MSVERDMNDHFHDECGVFGVFDHPEAANLTYLGLYAQQHRGQESAGIVCTDGHSFHSHRGMGLVADIFHKSEIKELTGRHGIGHVRYSTSGDSGLRNCQPFSFEYAHGGISMCHNGNIVNAPELRKQLEQQGSIFQSTSDTEVLIHLVARSKAPTMPGRLSEAVRQLAGGFSLLVLVEKRLVGVRDRDGIRPLVLGKLDDSWVLASETCAFDLIGATYERDVEPGEMVVIEEGGLTSFKPLGNDCKPHFCVFEYVYFARPDSTLEGINVYKARYQIGVELAKESPADADLVIPVPDSGVPPAMGFAEASGIPFQMGLIRNHYVGRTFIEPKQSIRNFGVKLKLNPIRELIRGKRVVLVDDSIVRGTTSRKIVEMVRAAGAAEIHMRISSPPTKHSCYYGVDTPDANELMANKMDLEEMRKAIGADSLAFVSFDGMYRAVGKPREKHCDACFSGVYPVAIEGPRSPQLSLLKTFNKKR
- a CDS encoding CvpA family protein — protein: MNFVDYILIAIVGLSMVLSLWRGFVREVISLIGLVLAFLAASRLSGQAGDYLGQWIDNATIADGAGFAIVFVIVMLVVGLIGAVIRKLVDIADLTATDRTLGIFFGAARGMLLIALAFLVYTTISKPSSPWLKNSMLTPYAIELGDMLGGVIPEGYPFSRQGSAKQPSPQQTKASSKDLISIKDKQALKAILENSTK
- the radA gene encoding DNA repair protein RadA, with the translated sequence MAKSIFVCQACGAEHRKWIGQCPDCGDWNSISEQVLEATSQRIGSKGKALATSPITEINSQSSPRRSSQIQELDRVLGGGIVPGSAVLIGGNPGIGKSTLLLQAAAKLAANSKKPVLYITGEESIQQVHLRGERIDAIHENLLLVSACELESMLATIDQIKPETVVVDSIQTTVSNRLTSAPGTVSQVRDCAAALIQNAKRIGHALILVGHVTKDGALAGPRVLEHMVDAVIYFEGDHGHAHRILRAVKNRFGPAGEIGVFEMTDRGLIGIRDASRLFLAERSADTPGSVVLACMEGTRPLLVEVQALVAPTVYSTPKRSAVGLDTGRVAMLTAVLERRIGLPLSQYDVYINIAGGARIAEPAADLAVMLAMVSAFQEKAVAADVALFGEVGLTGEVRPVGQPESRVKEAVNLGFTHLVLPRENYQRVQKANIIANMRDESASPLQLTAVRHLSDAVQKLLA
- a CDS encoding SPOR domain-containing protein gives rise to the protein MFNTYKVLALTLFLAAATPVDSAVTNQQRERAYQILKQGEHHAVTALAKGDREILLGLLALDHGNAKEAIAILSSSSVQGDPVAAMIRAEAYRRQSVQAATRAGSYARAVNADIGRLKKAKLSAGLDEAELRLEKLVTAMDRSPVAVAAVVTPQPVNQQPAVATVWVSDNTIQPASEASILSESINQMIETWRSDWQSRDADAYLSHYHPAFSNAKHDYASWAQYKRRVNRNKTFIEVDVSNIKIVKEIADSSQARTVIVTFNQKYRSNNFSANDSKQLYLTRNKQSESWRILSEGSVGSSPRKAAVRALKVNTTASKPAQENNPTQWAINVAAFDTRSHADEMASSILIDGEQQPFVSDVPLASRQVYRVRIGMFASKSEAVDAMMQICPQLDVSDCWLENLPGNRN
- a CDS encoding M14 family murein peptide amidase A, whose protein sequence is MSVKTGAINRRLAGCEPTAIVAPMLHLLPSITALFFAALLLFPEALVAADANSVEKPSAIEKECKRIGNKLGSVSIRDCLNHNLQESGAQSVTGQAIMLKEYPPLASREPKARILLIGGTHGDEYSSVSIIFKWMKTLDIHHSGLFHWHVSPLVNPDGLLQRPSQRLNANGVDLNRNMPTPDWHKSTSAYWQKTGFDKRRYPGPAPLSEPESRWLYEEIRTFKPHAIVSVHAPYGVLDFDGPPVGPNQLGQLHLHLIGTYPGSLGNSAGVQHQIPVITVELPYAGIMPSEDEISRMWMDLIRWLRLNVPKEKTTKAYATFDETSRQLMAAPASGKEQQRERPAAEVTPDSSVEEKGSEIHMNSRIDN
- a CDS encoding type III pantothenate kinase; its protein translation is MNRNTAASKRLLVADIGNTQMVFGLYEGDQLLSHWRLSSERQLTPDELAWQLHGMFEQSDQPATDIDGILIASVVPHLDAPLAAACERTCGIKAAFVGSSEIKTGMAVDYKNPREVGADRIVNAVAARERFGAPVIVLDCGTATTFDIVSPEGHYAGGLILPGIEISLKALCKRAAKLPEVSIIRSETLIARDTASSMQAGSYWAAVESYRGIIRRLREQPGYESAPIIATGGLISLLNNDLPEINHHEPFLTLTGLLLLADRHFQPS
- a CDS encoding biotin--[acetyl-CoA-carboxylase] ligase, yielding MSEIRDNILNCLDASSAPVSGDLLAQQLGVSRTGIWKHIQLLRKSGANIVAHSGQGYTLESEVFSSGLLRKRCTGKRIGNRIVILDETDSTNRDAMAEADQGADEGLVIFAHRQNAGKGRLGRRWHTVADSLACSVLLRPDLPPEQVPQLSLLTAVALHDALAHFSPAIRIKWPNDILHNSAKLAGILTEMRAEPGRVHAVVLGFGINLAAPIDGWPADITQKVTDLQSIAAGKISRLDLAASLLNALDYWYEIYLQQGFAPIHAAWWRAHAASGQHVRVHNGQAYIDGIAAALDDDGALLLETSSGTQRIIAGDLELR
- the nadC gene encoding carboxylating nicotinate-nucleotide diphosphorylase, which encodes MQTTDSQLIQIALTEDAAFNDLTAQATISGDATGSARITAKASGLLSGLSLADAVFAAVDAKISRNWLLADGDKVKAGDAICELTGPLRALLAAERTALNFLQHLSGIATATHHFVEAVDGTGCNIADTRKTTPGLRRLEKLAVLHGGGINHRMDLESGMLIKENHIHACGSITDAVHACSTVHHDVWVEVECETMAEVVEAVAVCPDIILLDNMSPQTVAEARNIVPDSILLEASGNITLSNARAYAETGIDRIAIGAITHSAPALDLSMRITSK
- a CDS encoding adenylate/guanylate cyclase domain-containing protein translates to MSSHVQSGVNAPATESEKATILVVDDTPENIDVLRGVLKSIYTVRVAINGEQALQRCFSDKAPDLILLDIMMPGMDGYEVCRRLKADPRTEGIPVIFVTAMNETHDEVLGFEVGAVDYISKPITPAIVHARVETHLKLRSAYRFIRDTFGRYLSEEIVDSLIDSPHGLKLGGEKRDVTVLMADLRGFTSIGERLPAETVVDMINIYLGEMTEVIQKYMGTIDEIIGDAVLAIFGAPIQREDDATRAVRCAVEMQLAMGEVNRRYLAKGYPEVQMGIGVNSGAAIVGNIGSKKRSKYAVVGRVVNTTSRIESYTVGGQILISEATRNACDVLLRIDDELKVMPKGISKEMTIFDLGGVYGDEELLLPEKRDEPLIPLSSPVDLQVARLEGKFARETFAGKILALNASAFDLQVEQNCPPLSSLKLILPDTSELYVKVIRHISDDPLHVHTWVTYRPPEAEAFMSQLLAENSLS